A region of Cryptococcus decagattii chromosome 3, complete sequence DNA encodes the following proteins:
- a CDS encoding pre-mRNA-splicing factor CWC26, giving the protein MSDLKAYLAAKYMSGPKADAILARSSDPALKKKRKKQHKNEDYIGGSSNTEASSGLMLRDEDEVWTRSKNEEEEGDDAPVIGKDLATFKKSKSSWATVANRTALPLPQAEPSSPQDIKPDIKQEPDIDGSATTAPVQMTKRRGGLRTAAQLREDTEREMAEQRSPSPDEGEERPDPTETVHRDVTGRIIDVKKLHEEEKRREEEERRKEAERKEWTKGMVQRKNREENRRLEKEMAAADVGRSRDDVRMNKEMKEEERWNDPAAAFLTKKKKKGPRRPKYEGSWAPNRFGIAPGFRWDGVDRSNDFEKKYFQAQNTRARREYEHNQWSVEDM; this is encoded by the exons ATGTCAGACCTCAAGGCATATCTTGCCGCAAA GTACATGTCCGGGCCCAAGGCAGACGCTATTCTTGCCCGTTCATCAGATCCAGCAttaaagaagaagcgaaaAAAGCAGCACAAAAATGAGGATTATATTGGTGGATCATCCAATACTGAAGCCTCCAGTGGTTTAATGttgagagatgaagatgaagttTGGACCAGGAGTAAgaacgaggaagaagaaggagatgatgcTCCTG TGATTGGGAAAGACCTTGCAACTTTTAAGAAATCTAAATCTTCTTGGGCCACCGTTGCGAATAGAACCGCTCTTCCTTTACCGCAAGCTGAGCCATCATCTCCACAAGATATCAAGCCTGACATCAAGCAAGAGCCAGATATTGACGGATCTGCAACCACGGCTCCAGTACAGATGACAAAACGCCGTGGTGGTTTGCGTACGGCAGCGCAATTGAGAGAAGATAcggagagggagatggcGGAGCAGCGCTCACCATCTCCTGATGAAGGCGAAGAGAGACCGGATCCCACGGAAACAGTTCATCGTGATGTCACTGGTAGAATTATTGATGTTAAGAAGCTTcacgaggaggagaagagaagagaggaggaagaacgGCGAAAAGAAGCggagaggaaagaatggaCAAAGGGTATGGTGCAGCGGAAGAATCGAGAGGAAAACAGACGattggaaaaagaaatggCCGCGGCAGATGTGGGTCGAAGTAGGGATGACGTGAGAATGAAcaaagagatgaaggaagaagaaagatggAATGATCCAGCTGCAGCTTTCTTGACG aagaaaaagaagaaagggcCGAGACGACCAAAATACGAAGGCTCATGGGCACCCAACCGGTTTGGTATTGCTCCAGGGTTTAGATGGGATGGTGTAG ATCGTTCCAATGATTTCGAAAAGAAATACTTCCAAGCTCAAAACACGAGAGCACGACGAGAATACGAGCACAATCAATGGAGTGTTGAAGACATGTAG